Proteins found in one Solitalea lacus genomic segment:
- a CDS encoding ExbD/TolR family protein — protein sequence MNLRRRHKIGAEVNTSSLNDIMFFLLLFFLIASTLVAPHVIKVTLPKAATGQTVPKKNLNVSVTKEGQYFVDKNPVNETQLEEVLKSYGANKSEEVTVIISADSAAQVQPFVNVMDIASRYKLKLVVAAQKK from the coding sequence ATGAATTTAAGACGAAGACATAAGATAGGAGCAGAAGTGAACACCTCATCGTTAAACGATATCATGTTCTTTCTTCTTCTTTTCTTTTTGATTGCCTCAACGCTAGTGGCCCCTCATGTAATAAAAGTTACTTTACCAAAAGCTGCTACAGGGCAAACTGTTCCCAAAAAGAACCTCAATGTTTCTGTTACGAAAGAAGGGCAATACTTTGTAGATAAAAACCCTGTAAATGAAACTCAATTAGAAGAGGTGCTAAAAAGTTACGGAGCAAACAAGTCTGAAGAGGTAACTGTTATTATCAGCGCAGATTCAGCTGCTCAAGTGCAACCTTTTGTAAATGTTATGGACATTGCCAGTCGCTATAAACTTAAGTTGGTAGTAGCTGCACAGAAGAAATAA
- a CDS encoding sodium-translocating pyrophosphatase, which yields MTFLQENLIYIIPLFGVVALLVTAIKAAWVTKQDAGEKNMVELAGYIADGAMAFLKAEWRVLSYYVIIAALLLGWSGTLPNVHSHWLIAVAFIIGAVFSATAGFIGMRIATKANVRTTQAARSSLAGALKVSFTGGSVMGLGVTGLAVLGLGSLFIIFYKTFVPAGASITGLEMRTVIEVLTGFSLGSESIALFARVGGGIYTKAADVGADLVGKVEAGIPEDDVRNPATIADNVGDNVGDVAGMGADLFGSFVATILATMVLGQEIDSKDNFNGLAPILLPMLIAGIGIIFSIISMKFVRIKDEHQSVQGALNMGNWSSIILTAVASFFAVKYLLPETMSLRGIEFTATNVYMAIVVGLIVGALMSLITEYYTAMGRRPVNTIVQQSSTGHATNIIGGLAVGMQSTLLPILVLASGIFGSYHFAGLYGVAIAAAGMMATTAMQLAIDAFGPIADNAGGIAEMSGLPKEVRERTDILDAVGNTTAATGKGFAIASAALTSLALFAAFVGVAGISSIDIYKADVLAGLFIGGMIPFVFSSLAISAVGRAAMSMVQEVRRQFREIPGIMEYKAKPEYEKCVAISTQASIREMILPGAIALIVPLIIGFAFGPEVLGGTLAGVTVSGVLMGMFQSNAGGAWDNAKKSFEKGVNINGEMFYKGSEPHKASVTGDTVGDPFKDTSGPSMNILIKLMSIVSLVIAPHIAQKLHDHTGAVNHEKKQCCMEQGKTAQAGATATSVEMKACCKKN from the coding sequence ATGACCTTTTTACAAGAAAATCTTATTTACATTATCCCTTTATTTGGGGTGGTAGCCCTGTTAGTTACCGCTATAAAGGCTGCCTGGGTAACCAAGCAAGATGCCGGCGAAAAGAACATGGTGGAACTTGCCGGCTATATAGCTGATGGTGCCATGGCATTCTTAAAAGCAGAATGGCGGGTTTTAAGCTACTACGTAATCATTGCGGCCTTGTTATTAGGCTGGTCGGGGACATTGCCCAATGTGCACTCTCATTGGTTAATTGCCGTAGCATTTATTATTGGTGCGGTATTTTCGGCAACAGCAGGTTTCATCGGTATGCGTATAGCAACTAAGGCTAATGTTCGGACCACCCAAGCCGCACGGAGCAGCTTAGCTGGCGCTTTAAAAGTGTCATTTACTGGAGGAAGCGTTATGGGGCTTGGCGTTACCGGTTTGGCAGTTTTAGGTTTAGGAAGCTTATTTATCATATTCTATAAAACTTTTGTTCCAGCCGGCGCTTCTATCACTGGTTTGGAAATGCGAACTGTCATTGAAGTGCTAACAGGGTTCTCATTAGGTTCTGAGTCAATCGCATTATTTGCTCGTGTAGGAGGTGGAATTTACACTAAAGCAGCCGATGTGGGTGCTGACCTGGTAGGTAAAGTTGAAGCTGGTATTCCGGAGGACGATGTTCGTAACCCTGCTACTATTGCCGATAACGTGGGAGATAACGTTGGTGACGTTGCAGGTATGGGTGCTGACTTGTTTGGATCATTTGTAGCTACAATCCTTGCCACCATGGTATTGGGACAGGAAATAGATTCGAAAGACAATTTTAACGGCTTGGCCCCAATCCTATTACCGATGTTAATTGCTGGTATAGGAATCATATTTTCAATCATCAGTATGAAATTTGTTCGTATTAAAGATGAGCATCAAAGCGTGCAGGGTGCTTTAAATATGGGCAACTGGTCATCAATAATTCTAACGGCCGTCGCGTCTTTCTTTGCTGTCAAATATTTATTACCCGAAACCATGTCGCTTCGCGGTATAGAATTCACAGCTACGAATGTCTATATGGCCATTGTAGTAGGTTTGATTGTAGGGGCACTAATGAGTCTCATTACCGAATATTATACAGCTATGGGTCGCCGACCTGTAAATACCATTGTTCAGCAATCGTCAACAGGTCATGCCACAAACATTATTGGCGGTTTAGCCGTAGGAATGCAATCTACTTTATTACCAATTTTAGTTTTGGCATCCGGAATATTCGGTTCGTACCATTTTGCGGGATTATATGGTGTAGCCATTGCTGCCGCGGGGATGATGGCCACCACTGCCATGCAACTAGCTATTGATGCATTCGGACCAATTGCTGATAACGCTGGTGGGATTGCCGAAATGAGTGGGTTGCCCAAAGAAGTTCGTGAGCGTACTGATATTTTAGACGCAGTGGGCAATACTACAGCGGCTACAGGTAAGGGGTTTGCCATAGCATCGGCTGCGTTAACGTCCTTAGCATTATTTGCAGCTTTTGTGGGTGTAGCAGGCATCAGTAGTATTGATATTTATAAGGCTGATGTATTAGCCGGATTATTTATTGGCGGAATGATACCGTTTGTTTTCTCTTCACTGGCCATTTCGGCAGTAGGACGCGCAGCCATGTCGATGGTACAGGAAGTGCGTCGTCAGTTTAGAGAAATTCCAGGCATTATGGAATATAAAGCCAAACCCGAATATGAAAAATGTGTAGCTATTTCTACTCAAGCCTCCATTCGTGAAATGATTTTACCAGGAGCAATCGCTTTAATTGTTCCTTTAATTATAGGCTTTGCATTCGGCCCTGAAGTGTTGGGTGGAACCTTAGCAGGTGTAACCGTTTCAGGTGTATTGATGGGTATGTTCCAATCAAATGCAGGAGGAGCTTGGGATAATGCCAAAAAATCGTTTGAAAAAGGAGTAAATATTAATGGAGAAATGTTCTACAAAGGTTCAGAGCCACACAAAGCATCTGTAACGGGTGATACCGTAGGTGATCCATTTAAAGATACTTCTGGACCATCAATGAACATTCTTATCAAATTGATGTCTATTGTTTCTTTAGTAATTGCTCCACACATTGCACAAAAATTGCATGATCACACAGGTGCAGTAAATCATGAAAAAAAGCAATGCTGCATGGAGCAGGGCAAAACAGCACAAGCCGGAGCTACTGCGACATCAGTTGAAATGAAGGCCTGCTGCAAAAAGAATTAA
- a CDS encoding tetratricopeptide repeat protein produces the protein MIKKSALFTLFSLLLYSVSLQAQVTAEYTVNETYRKALELFDSQKYAAANELFRQVYSEQNSTTNSNYDPSVNTTTKVNAEYYAAICALELNNKNAESELLSFIKSYPSNPKSKTAKFQIGKVYFKNENYKEALKWFSEVEEIDLNATDQVEYNFKTAYCYFATKDYTKAKANFAKVKDGNNRFSEDATYYYAHIAYINKDYTTALSHLNKVKNSSKYAEIYQFYTAQIFLINGKYDDVIAFTEPILNKGNSKYKAQLHKILGSAYFNKKNYPMAQRQFDSYLESKSAAADQTSQDTYQIGYTFYQNKEYDKAISQLERLIDVDDVYAQYAMQTLGNSFLAKQNKLNARAAFQRGSKLTYDEGVREDCLLNYAKLAYETNFSQQGLLATKEFVSKYPRSKNIDEAKTLLGEILLSSKNYKEALETLESVKKRKENTDLLYQKVAYYRGVEVFNARDFSYAEELFEKSLNNPINGKIEMQALFWKAESLFELQRYDEAINTYDDFLSYPGVAGLPVYKFANYNMGYAYFQRENYPKSAEYFERYINSNGADKKMVMDATLRVGDCFFVAKNYEKALTQYNKVIIAGATGADYAIFQKAMIQGVQNKMNDKIYSLKSLQELYPNSSYIDDGLYEMAYGYFMMNNFEQAKSGFNELIKRFPNSSYVPKAILNLGLVYYNTEDDQNALQAYKLVVNKYPGTPEAKEAVLAIKNIYVDKGNASEFLNYAKNTPGAAISASAQDSISFEAANNLYLKGKCDESIPALTTYIEEFGNGYFINDARFYRAECLTKQKRTNEALADYQFIASRTNNKYTEKALFNTSKIYLDNGDLELAKPYLKRLESADFRANYGYAIVGLMKISNAEENNDSTLYYANKVIGFDKMPADEISAAHLFSAKAYMAKTDTITAVKSLGNVSAATKSVYAAEAKYLTALIQYNKGQFKQSQKNCFEVIDNLANHDYWVAKSFLLLADNYFAQGDTFQAKSTLQSIIDNYEGSDDILPSAKEKLAKINRVGK, from the coding sequence ATGATTAAAAAGTCAGCATTATTTACGCTATTTTCTTTATTACTTTATTCCGTTTCGTTGCAAGCACAGGTTACTGCCGAATATACTGTAAATGAAACCTATCGTAAGGCCCTTGAATTGTTTGACAGTCAGAAATACGCTGCAGCCAATGAACTTTTCCGTCAAGTTTATAGTGAACAAAACTCAACTACAAACAGCAATTACGATCCGAGTGTAAATACTACCACAAAAGTAAATGCGGAATATTATGCTGCAATTTGTGCACTCGAGTTAAATAATAAAAATGCTGAAAGCGAACTTTTATCATTCATTAAGTCGTACCCAAGCAACCCTAAATCAAAAACTGCCAAATTTCAAATCGGTAAAGTATATTTCAAAAACGAAAATTATAAAGAAGCATTAAAATGGTTTTCAGAAGTTGAAGAAATTGATTTAAATGCAACCGATCAGGTCGAGTACAACTTTAAAACGGCATATTGCTACTTTGCAACGAAAGATTACACTAAAGCAAAAGCCAATTTTGCCAAGGTAAAAGATGGAAATAATCGTTTTAGTGAAGATGCCACTTACTATTATGCGCATATAGCATACATTAACAAAGATTATACAACGGCTTTATCTCACTTAAACAAAGTAAAGAACTCGTCCAAATACGCTGAAATTTATCAGTTCTATACAGCTCAGATCTTTTTAATCAATGGTAAATATGATGATGTAATTGCTTTTACAGAACCAATCCTCAATAAAGGTAACTCTAAATATAAAGCACAATTACACAAAATATTAGGATCGGCTTATTTCAATAAGAAAAACTATCCAATGGCTCAGCGTCAATTTGATAGTTACCTTGAGAGTAAATCCGCAGCTGCAGACCAGACCAGCCAGGACACCTATCAAATTGGATATACTTTCTATCAGAACAAAGAATATGATAAAGCCATCTCTCAGTTAGAACGATTAATAGACGTTGACGATGTGTATGCTCAATACGCTATGCAGACTTTGGGAAATAGCTTTTTAGCTAAGCAAAACAAACTTAACGCACGTGCCGCTTTCCAAAGAGGTTCAAAACTAACTTATGATGAAGGAGTAAGAGAGGATTGCTTATTGAACTACGCTAAGCTGGCTTACGAAACTAACTTTTCACAACAAGGTTTGCTTGCGACCAAAGAATTTGTTAGCAAATATCCTCGTTCAAAAAACATTGATGAAGCCAAAACTCTTTTGGGAGAAATTTTGCTGTCATCAAAAAACTATAAGGAAGCACTAGAAACCCTTGAAAGTGTTAAAAAACGTAAAGAGAACACTGATTTATTATACCAAAAAGTAGCTTACTACCGCGGTGTTGAGGTTTTCAATGCGCGTGATTTTTCATACGCCGAAGAGCTGTTTGAGAAATCATTAAACAATCCGATAAATGGCAAAATTGAAATGCAGGCCTTGTTCTGGAAAGCCGAATCATTATTCGAGCTTCAACGTTATGACGAGGCTATCAATACTTACGATGACTTTTTAAGCTATCCGGGTGTAGCAGGGTTGCCTGTATATAAATTTGCTAACTATAATATGGGGTATGCATATTTCCAACGTGAAAACTACCCCAAATCTGCCGAATATTTTGAACGCTATATTAATAGCAATGGAGCTGACAAAAAAATGGTGATGGACGCCACCTTACGTGTGGGAGACTGCTTTTTTGTTGCCAAAAACTACGAAAAAGCCTTAACGCAATATAACAAAGTAATTATTGCAGGCGCTACCGGTGCTGATTATGCAATTTTCCAAAAAGCAATGATACAAGGCGTGCAAAACAAAATGAATGATAAGATTTATTCATTGAAATCATTGCAGGAATTATATCCAAACTCATCATACATTGATGATGGATTATACGAAATGGCTTATGGTTACTTTATGATGAACAATTTTGAACAAGCTAAAAGTGGTTTTAACGAACTCATTAAAAGATTCCCTAACAGCAGCTATGTTCCTAAAGCAATTTTAAATCTTGGCTTGGTTTATTATAATACTGAAGATGATCAAAACGCATTACAAGCTTACAAGTTAGTGGTGAACAAGTATCCGGGAACTCCGGAAGCAAAAGAAGCAGTATTGGCTATTAAAAATATTTATGTAGATAAGGGTAATGCAAGTGAGTTTTTGAATTATGCAAAAAATACTCCTGGAGCAGCAATCAGTGCCAGTGCGCAAGATTCGATCAGCTTTGAGGCAGCCAATAATTTGTACCTGAAAGGAAAATGCGATGAAAGTATACCTGCTTTAACAACTTATATTGAAGAGTTTGGTAATGGTTATTTTATTAACGATGCTCGTTTTTACCGTGCTGAGTGTTTGACTAAACAAAAACGTACTAATGAAGCATTAGCCGATTATCAGTTTATTGCATCACGAACCAACAATAAATACACCGAAAAAGCACTATTCAATACTTCAAAAATCTATTTAGATAATGGAGATTTAGAATTAGCGAAACCCTATTTGAAACGTTTGGAAAGTGCTGATTTCAGGGCTAATTACGGTTATGCAATTGTTGGGCTAATGAAGATTAGTAATGCAGAAGAGAACAATGACTCAACTTTATATTACGCTAATAAAGTAATTGGGTTTGATAAAATGCCTGCTGATGAAATAAGTGCAGCTCATTTATTTTCAGCTAAAGCATACATGGCTAAAACCGATACGATTACAGCCGTTAAATCTTTAGGCAATGTATCGGCAGCAACAAAATCAGTTTATGCAGCCGAAGCAAAATACCTTACAGCTTTAATTCAATACAATAAAGGACAATTTAAACAATCACAGAAAAATTGCTTTGAGGTAATTGACAACTTGGCTAACCATGATTATTGGGTTGCAAAGAGCTTTTTATTATTGGCCGATAATTACTTTGCACAAGGCGATACTTTCCAAGCAAAAAGTACGCTTCAAAGTATAATTGACAATTATGAAGGCAGTGATGATATTCTCCCTTCGGCAAAAGAAAAACTAGCTAAAATTAATCGTGTAGGTAAATAA
- a CDS encoding APC family permease, which translates to MDQTIIQQNKNDLNTEHTELKRELGLFDSTMIVVGSMIGSGIFIVTSDIARLLGSPFWILFVWLLTGAITLMAALSYGELAGMMPKAGGQYVYLREAYNKFTGFLFGWTTFMVIQTGTIAAVAIAFAKYTGVLLPEFINTTSLFSIGPLAFSSQQFLGVALIALLTIINLYGVKNAKIIQGVFTVAKIISLLGLIVLGIYFGMNSDAFHQNFSNFFAEPFKTVADAKTNALDVVKLSGLSLIGAIGGALVGSLFSSDAWNNITYTAGEVKDPKRNIPLSLFFGTLIVTILYILANVAYLSLLPVNGSPTGADVLSRGIMFASNDRVATAGAEIIFGSVAVLIMAVLIMVSTFGCNNGLIMAGARLYYAMAKDGLFLKKAENLNNKGVPAFGLIIQGIWASILCFSGKYNELLDYVIFAVLIFYSLTIGGIFILRKKDPNAERPYKAFGYPFIPALYIVLAATICIDLLIVKTGPSIIGLGIVLLGIPVYYILNKKNLTA; encoded by the coding sequence ATGGATCAAACAATTATTCAACAAAACAAAAACGACTTGAATACGGAACATACTGAGCTTAAACGAGAACTGGGTCTCTTTGATTCAACTATGATTGTAGTAGGGTCAATGATTGGTTCGGGTATATTTATTGTAACCAGCGATATTGCCCGTTTGTTGGGCTCGCCATTTTGGATACTGTTTGTTTGGCTTCTTACCGGAGCCATTACCCTTATGGCAGCATTAAGTTATGGCGAATTAGCTGGTATGATGCCGAAAGCAGGAGGGCAGTACGTGTATCTGCGTGAAGCTTATAATAAATTTACAGGATTTCTATTCGGCTGGACAACCTTTATGGTGATTCAAACAGGGACCATAGCCGCTGTAGCTATTGCTTTTGCTAAATACACAGGTGTTTTATTACCTGAATTTATCAATACCACCTCGCTATTTAGTATTGGGCCATTGGCGTTCTCAAGTCAACAGTTCTTGGGTGTAGCTTTAATTGCGCTGTTAACAATCATAAATCTGTACGGAGTAAAAAATGCCAAAATTATTCAAGGCGTATTTACCGTAGCCAAAATTATTTCACTTTTGGGTTTAATTGTACTGGGAATTTACTTTGGAATGAACTCTGATGCTTTTCATCAGAATTTTTCCAATTTCTTTGCAGAACCTTTTAAAACAGTTGCTGATGCCAAGACCAATGCTTTAGATGTTGTAAAACTTTCAGGATTGTCGTTAATAGGAGCTATTGGAGGCGCGTTGGTTGGCTCTTTGTTTTCTTCTGATGCCTGGAACAATATAACATATACAGCAGGAGAGGTGAAAGATCCGAAACGCAATATTCCATTAAGCTTATTTTTTGGTACATTGATAGTAACAATACTGTACATATTGGCCAATGTTGCTTACTTATCATTATTACCGGTAAATGGAAGTCCTACTGGTGCTGATGTTTTGTCTCGTGGAATTATGTTTGCAAGCAATGACCGTGTGGCTACCGCAGGTGCTGAAATAATTTTTGGAAGTGTTGCCGTTTTGATAATGGCTGTGCTTATCATGGTTTCTACTTTCGGTTGTAATAATGGTTTAATTATGGCAGGAGCTCGCTTGTACTATGCGATGGCAAAAGATGGATTGTTTCTGAAAAAAGCCGAAAACCTTAACAATAAAGGTGTACCTGCATTCGGATTGATAATTCAAGGTATATGGGCCTCAATTCTATGTTTTTCAGGGAAATATAATGAATTGTTGGACTATGTAATTTTTGCAGTACTAATTTTCTATTCATTAACTATCGGCGGTATTTTCATTTTGCGTAAGAAGGATCCTAACGCTGAACGTCCTTATAAAGCTTTTGGATATCCATTCATACCAGCTTTGTACATAGTATTAGCAGCGACCATTTGTATTGACTTGTTAATTGTAAAAACCGGCCCGAGTATAATTGGCTTAGGCATAGTATTACTGGGTATCCCTGTTTACTATATTTTAAATAAGAAAAACCTCACAGCGTAG
- a CDS encoding MotA/TolQ/ExbB proton channel family protein: MFFLQTGDTVQRVADSLSNLPINTKAPQESLNLIDLMYKGGWVMIPLAILFFLALFIFFERYFTIRKANQSESSLMMQIRQYIITGNLDSAVSVSRNSNTPIGRMLQKGLARIGKPIKEIEGAIENVGKLEVSKLEKNINILGIIAGIAPMLGFVGTISGVIRIFYNISLAGEINIGLVSGGLYEKMITSATGLIIGIFAYIGHHILTMMVDRVILKMETDAIDFIDLLEEPTR, from the coding sequence ATGTTTTTTCTACAAACCGGAGATACAGTACAAAGAGTAGCCGACTCATTAAGCAACTTACCAATAAATACCAAGGCACCACAGGAAAGCTTAAACTTAATCGACCTTATGTATAAAGGTGGATGGGTAATGATTCCATTGGCAATTTTGTTCTTTTTAGCGTTATTCATCTTTTTTGAGCGCTATTTTACTATCAGAAAAGCAAATCAATCTGAATCATCTTTGATGATGCAAATCAGACAGTATATCATTACCGGTAATCTCGATTCTGCAGTTAGTGTTAGTCGTAACAGCAACACCCCAATTGGTCGAATGTTGCAGAAAGGACTAGCCCGTATCGGTAAACCGATTAAAGAAATTGAAGGCGCTATTGAAAACGTCGGAAAATTGGAAGTATCAAAACTTGAAAAGAACATCAATATCCTTGGAATTATTGCTGGTATTGCTCCAATGTTAGGGTTTGTGGGAACTATATCAGGTGTTATACGTATTTTCTATAACATTTCGCTCGCCGGTGAAATTAATATCGGATTAGTTTCGGGAGGCTTATATGAGAAGATGATCACTTCGGCTACCGGCTTGATTATTGGTATTTTTGCCTATATCGGCCATCATATTTTGACAATGATGGTTGACCGTGTTATCCTTAAAATGGAAACTGATGCAATTGACTTTATTGACTTGTTAGAAGAACCAACACGATGA
- a CDS encoding energy transducer TonB: protein MAYAQHKEENNSGKAFMVTTTIYVVLVGICFWVHITNPYTPLQEQGEGGIVVNYGTSDVGMGTDYTSMEEPSISPNANNKIPEEKVENIAPTKPSEATKQEDALITQDNEDAPAIKTAPDKVVKTEPKQPVTTTKTSTETAKEQLPKVNPNALYKGKKTQSGIGGGDGTGNEPGNQGKITGDPNSTNYNGTGTGNGGVALTLEGRKFLSRPSIEDDGQQAGKVAVKITVDRDGNITAANAGARGTTISNTALWKKCERAVLQCKLNPINSGPETQIGMVVITFRVE from the coding sequence ATGGCGTACGCTCAGCATAAAGAAGAAAACAATTCCGGTAAAGCCTTTATGGTTACTACAACTATTTATGTAGTACTGGTTGGCATTTGTTTTTGGGTTCATATTACAAATCCTTACACTCCTTTACAGGAGCAGGGTGAAGGCGGAATAGTAGTAAACTATGGCACTTCAGATGTTGGAATGGGCACTGACTACACCAGCATGGAGGAACCTTCAATTTCGCCTAATGCCAATAATAAAATACCGGAAGAAAAGGTTGAAAATATAGCTCCAACCAAACCTAGTGAGGCCACTAAGCAGGAAGATGCTTTAATAACTCAGGATAACGAAGATGCTCCGGCAATAAAAACGGCACCTGATAAAGTTGTTAAAACTGAACCCAAGCAACCGGTTACAACAACTAAAACTTCAACTGAAACAGCTAAGGAACAATTACCCAAGGTAAACCCCAATGCCTTATATAAAGGTAAAAAGACCCAAAGTGGAATTGGCGGAGGAGATGGAACAGGCAATGAACCTGGCAACCAGGGTAAAATTACCGGTGATCCTAATTCAACTAATTATAATGGTACCGGTACAGGAAACGGTGGTGTGGCCCTTACCCTTGAAGGAAGGAAGTTTTTAAGCCGTCCGAGCATTGAAGACGATGGGCAACAGGCAGGCAAGGTCGCGGTAAAAATTACGGTTGACCGTGATGGTAATATTACCGCTGCTAATGCGGGTGCCCGTGGAACCACTATTTCAAACACCGCTCTTTGGAAAAAGTGCGAGCGCGCAGTTTTGCAATGCAAGCTAAACCCTATTAACTCTGGACCAGAAACACAAATTGGAATGGTGGTAATTACTTTCAGAGTTGAATAA
- a CDS encoding cold-shock protein, with protein sequence MKTGKVKFFNESKGFGFIKTNEGQEIFVHVTGLIDKVRENDNVTFEVAQGKKGLNAVNVKIA encoded by the coding sequence ATGAAAACAGGAAAAGTTAAATTTTTTAATGAGTCAAAAGGCTTTGGATTCATTAAAACAAATGAAGGTCAAGAAATCTTCGTTCACGTTACTGGTCTTATCGATAAAGTACGTGAGAATGATAACGTAACCTTCGAAGTTGCTCAAGGTAAAAAAGGATTAAATGCAGTGAATGTAAAGATTGCTTAA
- a CDS encoding bifunctional folylpolyglutamate synthase/dihydrofolate synthase, which produces MFHRIGEKAFKADLHNIKALSENLGNPHNQLTCIHIAGTNGKGSTSHMLAAILQQAGYKTGLYTSPHLKDFRERIRINGEMIPKQEVIDFVEQNKSVFKEIEPSFFEMGVAMAFNFFAKEKVDIAVIETGLGGRLDSTNIITPILSVITNISFDHTAILGNTIESIATEKAGIIKPNVPVVIGQFQQGAAEVFLNKATENASPIYFASEEWTINAKSRTASLWTLDLKNNLGKAFPHLQLDLTGNYQLKNIKTVLEAAEQLKLQGFKIDDAHIYDALKEVKKLTGLLGRWHTLSENPLIICDTGHNVDGITQVVEQINETPYENLHVVFGMVKDKDITQVLELMPKEALYYFCKADIPRGMDAGELQQLASEYHLNGAVYNSVNEALTTAKTNARFNDLIFVGGSTFVVAEVV; this is translated from the coding sequence ATGTTTCACCGAATTGGTGAAAAAGCGTTTAAGGCAGATTTACATAACATTAAAGCTTTATCTGAAAACTTAGGAAATCCACATAACCAACTAACCTGTATTCATATTGCAGGTACAAATGGTAAAGGATCTACCTCACACATGCTGGCGGCAATTTTGCAACAAGCCGGTTATAAAACAGGATTGTACACCTCCCCTCACCTGAAAGATTTCAGAGAGCGTATCAGAATCAATGGAGAAATGATTCCGAAACAGGAAGTTATTGATTTTGTAGAGCAAAATAAGTCCGTTTTTAAAGAGATAGAACCTTCATTCTTTGAAATGGGTGTGGCAATGGCATTTAATTTCTTTGCCAAAGAAAAGGTTGATATTGCTGTAATTGAAACCGGCTTAGGTGGCCGTTTAGATTCAACTAATATTATTACTCCTATTCTTTCAGTTATTACCAACATTAGCTTTGATCATACAGCCATTCTGGGCAATACTATCGAATCAATCGCTACTGAGAAAGCTGGAATTATTAAGCCAAATGTACCTGTTGTTATTGGCCAGTTTCAACAAGGAGCGGCTGAAGTGTTTTTGAACAAAGCAACAGAAAATGCCTCTCCAATTTATTTTGCATCCGAAGAGTGGACCATAAATGCTAAAAGCAGAACAGCTTCACTGTGGACGCTCGATTTAAAAAACAATCTTGGTAAAGCATTCCCTCATCTTCAATTAGATTTAACAGGGAATTATCAGTTAAAAAACATTAAAACCGTTTTAGAAGCAGCTGAACAACTCAAATTACAAGGATTTAAAATCGATGACGCTCATATTTACGATGCATTAAAAGAGGTAAAAAAACTAACCGGACTACTGGGCCGCTGGCATACATTAAGCGAGAATCCACTTATCATTTGTGACACTGGCCATAATGTTGATGGAATAACCCAGGTAGTGGAACAAATAAATGAAACTCCATACGAAAATCTTCATGTTGTATTTGGCATGGTGAAAGACAAGGACATTACCCAGGTACTTGAACTAATGCCTAAAGAAGCTCTATATTATTTTTGTAAGGCTGACATCCCGCGAGGGATGGATGCAGGAGAACTTCAACAACTCGCTTCAGAATATCACTTAAATGGAGCTGTTTACAATTCCGTTAATGAGGCTTTAACTACGGCAAAAACAAATGCTCGTTTTAACGATTTAATTTTTGTAGGCGGAAGCACATTTGTTGTGGCCGAAGTGGTTTAA